The Crocosphaera subtropica ATCC 51142 genome includes a window with the following:
- the arsB gene encoding ACR3 family arsenite efflux transporter, with the protein MTTRINPKAVKAGGSLNVFEKYLTLWVFICIIVGIVLGRTFPNIAGTLDAMSLYNVSIPIAICLFFMMYPIMVKIDFSQAVQAAKTPKPVILTLVINWLVKPFTMVVFAQFFLGWLFAPLLSATEIIRGSEITLANSYIAGCILLGIAPCTAMVLMWGYLSYSNQGHTLVMVAVNSLAMLFLYAPLGKWLLSANNLVVPWQTIVFSVLIYVGLPLAAGIYSRYWIFKHKGRDWFEGQFLHYLSPIAIGALLLTLVLLFAFKGELIVNNPLHILLIAVPLFIQTNFIFLIAYVAGLKLNLTYEDAAPAALIGASNHFEVAIATAVMLFGLNSGAALATVVGVLIEVPVMLMLVELCKKTAAWFPREPEKATLLDPRCIDSLP; encoded by the coding sequence ATGACCACTCGCATTAATCCCAAAGCTGTTAAAGCAGGGGGCAGTCTTAATGTTTTTGAAAAATATCTCACCCTGTGGGTATTTATTTGTATTATTGTTGGTATTGTTTTAGGAAGAACCTTTCCTAATATTGCGGGGACATTAGACGCTATGAGTCTATATAATGTCTCTATTCCCATTGCTATCTGCTTGTTTTTCATGATGTATCCCATCATGGTAAAAATTGATTTTTCTCAAGCGGTTCAAGCAGCCAAAACGCCAAAACCTGTTATCTTGACCTTGGTGATTAATTGGTTAGTTAAACCCTTTACGATGGTGGTATTTGCTCAATTTTTCCTAGGCTGGTTATTTGCCCCACTTTTGAGCGCAACGGAGATAATTCGAGGCTCAGAAATTACCTTAGCCAACTCCTACATCGCTGGTTGTATTTTATTAGGTATTGCTCCTTGTACCGCTATGGTACTGATGTGGGGCTATCTTTCCTATAGTAATCAAGGTCATACTTTGGTGATGGTAGCGGTAAACTCTTTAGCGATGTTATTTCTTTATGCACCCCTAGGAAAATGGCTCTTGTCTGCTAATAATTTAGTGGTTCCTTGGCAAACCATCGTCTTTTCAGTGTTAATTTATGTTGGTTTACCTTTAGCTGCTGGAATTTATAGCCGTTATTGGATTTTTAAACATAAAGGAAGAGACTGGTTTGAGGGTCAATTTTTACATTATCTCAGTCCCATTGCCATTGGAGCATTGTTATTAACATTAGTTTTACTATTTGCCTTCAAAGGAGAATTAATTGTTAATAATCCCCTCCATATTCTCTTAATTGCCGTTCCTCTATTTATTCAAACTAACTTTATCTTTTTAATTGCCTATGTTGCTGGCTTAAAACTAAACTTAACCTACGAAGATGCTGCCCCTGCGGCCTTAATTGGTGCCAGTAACCATTTTGAGGTTGCTATTGCTACGGCCGTCATGTTATTTGGGTTGAATTCTGGGGCAGCTTTAGCGACAGTGGTAGGGGTTCTCATCGAAGTTCCTGTGATGTTAATGTTAGTTGAACTCTGTAAAAAAACGGCTGCTTGGTTTCCCAGAGAGCCTGAAAAAGCCACATTACTAGACCCTCGTTGTATTGATTCTTTGCCCTAG
- the arsC gene encoding arsenate reductase, glutathione/glutaredoxin type has translation MKKVMFVCKRNSCRSQMAEGFATTLGKGKIEVSSSGLEASRVHPTAIKVMEEIGINITDQTSDPLSKFDAHNYDAVISLCGCGVNLPQEWVLRDIFEDWQLDDPDGQPLETFYRVRDEIKEKVESLIQTLET, from the coding sequence ATGAAGAAAGTAATGTTTGTTTGTAAACGGAATTCTTGCCGTTCCCAGATGGCAGAAGGTTTTGCTACAACCCTAGGAAAAGGGAAAATAGAGGTCAGCAGTTCAGGTTTAGAAGCGAGTCGAGTCCATCCCACTGCTATTAAAGTGATGGAGGAAATTGGTATTAATATTACTGATCAAACCTCCGATCCTTTAAGTAAGTTTGATGCACACAACTATGATGCAGTCATTTCTTTATGTGGTTGTGGGGTTAACTTACCTCAAGAATGGGTATTAAGGGATATTTTTGAAGATTGGCAATTAGATGATCCCGATGGACAACCTTTAGAAACCTTTTACCGTGTTCGAGATGAAATTAAGGAAAAAGTTGAGTCATTAATTCAAACATTAGAAACTTAG
- a CDS encoding ArnT family glycosyltransferase, producing MLAILPIITLLLVFLIFHQPERDWRFSYLSAVIILGSLVALSSEFLSLFNLITYPMIITFWIITNLVLAGFYYRSISKKQRVFPSFHFPKITRLSGLILIGIGVITMLVGFVAVIAPPNNWDSMTYHMTRVMHWIQNQNLAHYPTYYSAQLVHPPLAEIGIMHLQILSGGDRFANLVQWFAMVSSIIAVSLIAKQLGASKEGQLLASAFCATLPMGILQGSSTQNDYVVALFIVCLAYYTLVLVSDYAISWPIILAIGSSFGLALFTKSSAYFLSFPFLVWLTLWLWKQKKWKAWKYLFVVLLIGLLFNIAHYSRNLEVFGSPISAAEYREENQNDIYSLPTLVSTAIRHLSFHGDIIRYLHLEKFITPITGKVEKLVYLIHEHILNVDPSDPRITTPGWTFRVPGVSFNEDVAVNPLHLALILLAIFIFIFNKNLRNNWLSLKYLMSLIGSFLLFSLLLKVQPFSVRHHLSFFVLFSPFVGLCYSEILKPIPLKILTFILIISCLPWLFNNNSHPLVGENSVLTMPRNDIYFLRRKHIQPSYNEVAKLINQQECTNIGLSLGWNTQYTGQIWEYPLWVLISELNPQKNYQFSHIVSPENYSAKLTNQSPYNQFNYCALIAIRSSKDEPIEEMTVNEQLFVEKWSNSSVKLLLPQN from the coding sequence ATGTTAGCTATTTTGCCCATAATAACATTATTACTCGTTTTTTTAATCTTTCATCAACCTGAACGAGATTGGCGGTTTTCTTATTTATCTGCGGTTATTATTTTAGGCAGTTTAGTAGCTCTTTCTAGCGAATTCTTAAGCTTATTTAACCTAATTACTTATCCAATGATTATCACCTTTTGGATAATCACTAATCTAGTCTTAGCAGGATTTTACTACCGAAGTATCTCGAAAAAACAGCGAGTTTTTCCCTCATTTCATTTTCCAAAGATAACCCGACTCTCTGGACTGATTTTGATAGGAATTGGTGTGATTACTATGTTAGTGGGTTTCGTCGCTGTCATTGCTCCACCCAATAATTGGGATTCTATGACTTACCATATGACGCGGGTGATGCACTGGATACAAAATCAAAATTTAGCCCATTATCCCACCTATTATTCTGCTCAATTAGTTCATCCTCCTTTAGCAGAAATTGGCATTATGCACCTACAAATTCTCAGTGGAGGCGATCGCTTTGCTAATTTGGTACAGTGGTTTGCTATGGTCAGTAGTATTATTGCTGTTTCTTTGATTGCTAAACAATTGGGAGCGAGTAAAGAGGGACAATTATTAGCCTCGGCATTTTGTGCTACTTTACCGATGGGAATTTTGCAAGGTTCTAGCACTCAAAATGATTATGTTGTTGCTTTATTTATTGTTTGTTTAGCTTATTATACATTAGTTTTAGTTTCTGATTATGCCATTTCTTGGCCGATTATTTTAGCTATTGGTTCTAGTTTTGGACTGGCTTTATTTACTAAAAGTTCGGCTTACTTTTTGAGTTTTCCTTTTTTGGTTTGGTTAACGCTTTGGTTATGGAAGCAAAAAAAATGGAAAGCTTGGAAATATTTATTTGTGGTTTTATTGATTGGTTTACTATTTAATATAGCTCATTATTCAAGAAATTTAGAAGTATTTGGTTCTCCTATTTCTGCGGCCGAGTATCGAGAAGAAAATCAAAATGATATTTATAGTTTACCAACATTAGTTTCAACTGCTATTAGACATTTAAGTTTTCATGGTGATATTATTCGCTATTTACATTTAGAAAAGTTTATTACCCCTATAACCGGTAAGGTTGAAAAGCTGGTTTATTTAATTCATGAACATATCCTTAATGTTGATCCTAGTGATCCTAGAATAACTACGCCAGGATGGACTTTTAGAGTGCCTGGGGTTTCTTTTAATGAGGATGTCGCTGTGAATCCGCTTCATCTTGCGTTGATCTTATTAGCTATTTTTATTTTTATTTTTAATAAAAACTTAAGAAATAATTGGCTCTCTTTGAAGTATTTAATGAGCTTAATTGGGTCTTTTCTACTATTTAGTCTTCTTTTAAAAGTTCAACCTTTTTCTGTTCGTCATCATTTATCGTTTTTTGTTCTCTTTTCTCCTTTTGTTGGTTTATGTTATTCTGAAATCCTTAAACCGATTCCGTTGAAAATATTAACATTTATTCTAATTATTAGTTGTCTTCCCTGGTTATTTAATAATAATTCTCATCCCCTTGTAGGAGAAAATAGTGTTTTAACGATGCCTAGAAATGATATTTATTTTCTCAGAAGGAAACACATTCAACCATCTTATAATGAGGTAGCAAAACTAATAAACCAACAAGAATGTACAAATATTGGACTCTCGTTAGGATGGAATACACAGTACACTGGGCAAATATGGGAATATCCATTATGGGTTTTAATTTCAGAGCTTAATCCTCAAAAAAATTATCAATTTTCTCATATTGTTAGCCCTGAAAATTACTCGGCAAAATTAACTAATCAATCTCCTTATAATCAGTTTAATTATTGTGCTTTGATTGCTATCAGGTCAAGTAAAGATGAGCCAATTGAAGAGATGACAGTAAACGAACAATTGTTTGTTGAAAAGTGGTCAAACTCCTCTGTCAAGTTACTTTTACCCCAAAATTGA
- a CDS encoding M15 family metallopeptidase codes for MNDKQQQGSIEDIPEALRDSPVSPTSSSLNPKLLMVGVSGLIIIILGTLGIMRLVSSPSQTNPNTVAVEPTPSPSPTPEMVENILGHLPYEEADPDQLKAVTNDGRIKLRKKAADSFLKMQRDARANGIILTPISGFRTVEQQEYLFFEIKRQRNQDTRKRAEVSAPPKYSEHHTGYAIDIGDGQVPATNLTENFEQTPAFRWLENNAAKYSFELSFPRNNPQGISYEPWHWRYVGDADSLKTFYEAQQLQNKSSSEENIVN; via the coding sequence ATGAACGATAAACAACAACAAGGATCAATCGAAGATATTCCTGAAGCATTGCGAGATAGTCCTGTGTCTCCCACCTCATCATCTCTTAACCCTAAATTGTTGATGGTGGGGGTAAGTGGGTTAATAATTATTATTCTAGGGACGCTAGGGATTATGCGTCTAGTTTCTTCCCCATCACAGACCAATCCCAATACGGTAGCGGTTGAACCTACCCCGTCACCGAGTCCAACTCCTGAAATGGTGGAAAATATTTTAGGTCATTTACCTTACGAAGAAGCTGATCCCGATCAATTAAAAGCCGTCACTAATGATGGAAGAATTAAACTGAGGAAAAAAGCAGCCGATAGCTTCTTAAAAATGCAGCGAGATGCACGGGCAAATGGTATTATTTTAACCCCGATTTCTGGTTTTAGAACCGTTGAACAACAAGAATATCTTTTTTTTGAAATCAAACGTCAAAGGAACCAAGATACTCGAAAAAGAGCCGAAGTCAGCGCACCTCCGAAGTATAGCGAACATCATACAGGATACGCTATTGATATCGGTGATGGTCAAGTTCCTGCGACTAATTTAACAGAAAATTTTGAACAAACTCCGGCTTTTCGTTGGTTAGAAAATAATGCAGCCAAATATAGTTTTGAATTGTCTTTTCCTCGTAATAACCCTCAAGGAATTAGTTACGAACCGTGGCACTGGCGATATGTGGGAGATGCTGATAGTTTAAAAACGTTTTATGAAGCGCAACAATTACAAAATAAGTCTTCTTCTGAGGAAAATATAGTCAATTAA
- the arsH gene encoding arsenical resistance protein ArsH produces the protein MTNFDHPPRILFLYGSLRERSYSRLLAEEAARIIEEMGAEVKFFHPHDLPLRGQVEDSHPKVQELRELSQWSEGQVWSSPEMHGNVTGILKNQIDWIPLNIGSIRPTQGKTLAVMQVSGGSQSFNAVNTLRILGRWMRMFTIPNQSSVPKAYQEFHDDGSMKDSAYRDRVIDVMEELYRFTLVLRDKVDYLTDRYSERQEKQLKLRKK, from the coding sequence ATGACTAACTTTGATCATCCTCCCCGTATTTTATTTCTGTATGGGTCATTAAGAGAGCGTTCTTATAGTCGTTTATTAGCTGAAGAAGCAGCCCGAATTATTGAAGAAATGGGGGCAGAGGTTAAATTTTTTCATCCCCATGACTTACCTTTACGGGGACAAGTAGAAGACTCTCATCCAAAGGTTCAAGAACTTAGAGAACTCAGTCAATGGTCAGAAGGACAAGTCTGGTCATCTCCAGAAATGCACGGCAATGTGACAGGGATTCTCAAGAATCAAATCGACTGGATACCCTTGAATATCGGCTCTATTCGTCCCACACAAGGAAAAACTTTAGCTGTGATGCAAGTCAGTGGAGGTTCTCAGTCTTTTAATGCAGTCAATACTTTAAGAATTTTAGGACGATGGATGAGAATGTTTACGATTCCTAATCAATCCTCCGTTCCTAAAGCTTATCAGGAATTTCATGACGATGGAAGCATGAAAGATTCTGCCTATCGCGACCGAGTGATTGATGTGATGGAAGAACTTTATCGGTTTACTTTGGTATTACGAGATAAAGTGGACTATTTAACCGATCGCTACAGTGAACGCCAAGAAAAACAATTAAAATTACGGAAAAAATGA
- a CDS encoding phasin family protein: MADLSNLVQKAFYLGVGIASYAAEKGGKNLQELRIQAQKVADEMVARGEITAEEARKYVDEMIQQAQQSDPNATDKTKQKEPRLIEIVSEDDEDNTEASNKENLDDLKQQVESLQDELNRLKRQ; the protein is encoded by the coding sequence ATGGCAGATTTAAGTAACTTAGTACAAAAAGCATTCTATCTAGGGGTTGGAATTGCTTCCTATGCAGCAGAAAAAGGGGGGAAAAATTTACAAGAATTAAGAATTCAAGCTCAAAAAGTCGCTGATGAAATGGTGGCTAGAGGAGAAATAACCGCAGAAGAAGCCCGCAAATATGTTGACGAGATGATTCAACAAGCCCAACAATCTGACCCTAATGCAACAGATAAAACTAAACAAAAAGAACCTCGTTTGATTGAAATTGTTTCAGAAGATGATGAAGACAATACCGAAGCATCAAACAAAGAAAATTTAGATGATTTAAAGCAACAAGTCGAATCTTTACAAGACGAATTAAATCGATTAAAGCGTCAATAA
- a CDS encoding RNA methyltransferase: MNESALTRVRIVLVEPAGPLNVGSVARVMKNMGLNQLILVKPHCDRLSDEAKLMAVHGIDVLEKSQVVHTIPEALQGCHRIIATTGRSLSLPTHLETPREALPWLLTENFNTALLFGPEDRGLNNEELNYAQRFVCIPANSDYSSLNLAQAVAVCSYELHQAAQNPIESKLDPSFEPASFEALEGYYQHLEAVLLKIGYLYPHTAKARLEKFRRLYNKANLTNEEVALLRGILRQVDWVCQFIPPKK; encoded by the coding sequence ATGAATGAAAGTGCGCTGACTAGAGTTCGTATTGTTTTGGTAGAACCAGCAGGACCGTTAAATGTGGGATCTGTGGCCCGAGTGATGAAAAATATGGGCTTAAATCAGCTAATATTAGTTAAACCCCATTGCGATCGCCTGAGTGATGAAGCGAAACTAATGGCGGTTCATGGGATAGATGTTTTAGAGAAATCTCAAGTCGTTCATACAATTCCCGAAGCGTTACAGGGGTGTCATCGTATCATCGCTACCACAGGGCGATCGCTGTCTCTACCCACCCATCTCGAAACCCCACGAGAGGCTTTACCCTGGTTACTGACCGAAAACTTCAACACAGCCTTACTATTTGGGCCTGAAGATCGAGGCTTAAATAATGAAGAATTGAACTATGCTCAACGTTTTGTCTGTATTCCAGCCAATTCTGACTATTCCTCTTTAAATCTCGCCCAAGCTGTGGCTGTTTGTAGTTACGAACTCCATCAAGCAGCACAAAACCCCATTGAAAGTAAATTAGACCCTTCTTTTGAGCCTGCCTCCTTTGAAGCGTTAGAAGGATATTATCAACATTTAGAAGCCGTTTTACTAAAAATTGGCTATCTTTACCCCCATACAGCCAAAGCACGTTTAGAAAAATTTCGCCGACTTTACAATAAAGCTAACTTAACCAACGAAGAAGTTGCCCTATTGCGGGGTATTCTGCGACAAGTTGACTGGGTTTGTCAGTTTATACCCCCAAAAAAATAA
- a CDS encoding SWIM zinc finger family protein — MSMTQSNRVQDSSNLPQQEWWVIRWLELLDSYRFKKRLERARNYAREGHVLSIEFSGSQVLAKVQGTEPEPYQVSLSLDPFTDEDWNFIIESLSKKAIFSAQLLAGRMPDNIERVFIENGLSVFPFTLSDVHSRCSCPDKANPCKHIGAIYYQLAERFSEDPFIIFQLRGRTKSQILKGLRQFRKQERDPKDSSSENLAETVNQTEKIETKKDPGNQELDVKNFWQYKESLDPSLVVIVPPTDNKTVLDVLGRIPLAYEEAKIVKDYLQQVYQMVSQQAMMTALNRDE, encoded by the coding sequence ATGAGCATGACACAAAGTAATAGAGTTCAAGATAGTAGTAATTTACCACAACAGGAATGGTGGGTGATTCGTTGGTTAGAATTGTTAGATTCTTATCGCTTTAAAAAACGATTAGAAAGAGCAAGAAATTATGCTAGAGAAGGTCATGTTTTAAGCATTGAGTTTTCTGGTTCTCAAGTGTTAGCTAAAGTCCAAGGAACAGAACCCGAACCTTATCAGGTTTCTCTTTCCCTTGATCCTTTTACAGATGAAGATTGGAATTTTATCATTGAAAGTTTATCAAAAAAAGCAATTTTCTCGGCTCAATTATTAGCAGGAAGAATGCCAGATAATATTGAGAGAGTTTTCATAGAAAATGGGTTAAGTGTTTTTCCGTTTACTTTATCTGATGTTCACTCCCGTTGTAGTTGTCCTGATAAAGCTAACCCTTGTAAACATATTGGGGCAATTTATTATCAATTAGCCGAAAGATTCAGTGAAGATCCTTTTATCATTTTTCAACTACGAGGAAGAACAAAAAGTCAAATTTTGAAGGGGTTAAGACAGTTCCGCAAGCAAGAACGAGATCCTAAAGACAGTTCCTCAGAAAATCTAGCAGAAACCGTTAATCAAACTGAAAAAATAGAAACAAAAAAAGACCCAGGTAATCAAGAATTGGATGTTAAAAACTTTTGGCAATATAAGGAGTCTTTAGATCCATCTTTAGTCGTTATTGTTCCTCCTACGGATAACAAAACGGTGTTGGATGTTTTAGGAAGAATACCATTAGCTTATGAAGAGGCAAAAATTGTTAAAGATTATCTACAACAAGTTTATCAAATGGTGTCACAACAAGCGATGATGACAGCATTAAATCGAGATGAATAA
- a CDS encoding PQQ-dependent sugar dehydrogenase, with translation MKNRLINGKRFYLTIFNLIIFLGVGGCFSSSESSNNSTIQPTANQTSQASETQQQVKQVIVIEGLEHPWSMDWLPNGDMLITERPGRLRIVKNGELEPQPIQGVPEVLAVGQGGLLEVSVHPNFEENNYIYLTYASGTRNDNQTRIARAILEENRLRDLEVIFEVSPSKTGGQHFGSRLVWLEDGTFLASIGDGGNPPLTIDGELSRKQAQQLDSYLGKIIRLNDDGSIPENNPFVDQENANPAIWSYGHRNIQGLTVNKQNGEIWSTEHGSKGGDELNNIKAGGNYGWPVVTHSREYTGGEISDQRSLPGMVDPLEVWTPAIAPSGLTLYDGDQFTDWKGDLLAGGLVAREVIRIDLNEAGEIVGKYPIKFEQRVRDVSQGPDGFIYVLTDDRNGKLIRLEPINN, from the coding sequence ATGAAGAATAGATTAATTAACGGTAAACGATTTTATCTAACGATATTTAACCTCATCATTTTCTTGGGTGTAGGAGGTTGTTTTTCTTCTTCGGAATCTTCTAATAATTCTACAATTCAACCAACCGCTAATCAAACCAGTCAAGCATCAGAAACCCAACAACAGGTTAAACAAGTGATAGTTATAGAAGGGTTAGAACATCCTTGGAGTATGGACTGGCTTCCCAATGGAGATATGCTTATTACAGAACGCCCTGGCAGACTGCGTATTGTCAAAAATGGCGAATTAGAACCCCAACCCATTCAAGGGGTTCCAGAGGTCTTGGCAGTGGGGCAAGGAGGGTTATTAGAGGTATCTGTACACCCCAATTTTGAGGAAAATAATTACATCTATTTGACCTACGCTTCAGGAACCCGAAACGATAACCAGACCAGAATTGCCCGTGCTATTTTGGAGGAGAATCGATTACGGGATTTAGAAGTCATTTTTGAAGTGTCTCCAAGCAAGACAGGAGGACAACATTTCGGATCTCGTTTGGTGTGGTTGGAAGACGGAACGTTCTTAGCGTCCATTGGAGATGGAGGCAACCCACCCTTAACCATCGATGGGGAGTTGAGTCGCAAACAAGCGCAACAGTTGGACAGCTATCTCGGAAAAATTATACGCTTAAACGATGATGGTAGTATCCCTGAGAATAATCCCTTTGTGGATCAAGAGAATGCAAACCCTGCTATTTGGAGTTACGGACACCGTAATATTCAAGGGTTAACAGTGAATAAGCAAAACGGTGAAATTTGGTCAACGGAACACGGTTCCAAGGGGGGGGACGAACTGAATAACATTAAAGCAGGAGGAAACTACGGATGGCCGGTGGTGACTCATAGTCGAGAATATACAGGAGGTGAGATATCAGATCAGCGATCGCTTCCGGGTATGGTTGATCCCTTGGAAGTTTGGACTCCTGCGATCGCACCATCGGGACTGACTTTGTACGATGGGGATCAGTTTACTGACTGGAAAGGAGACTTATTAGCCGGGGGTTTAGTGGCCAGGGAAGTGATTCGTATTGACTTAAATGAAGCGGGTGAAATTGTAGGAAAATATCCAATAAAATTTGAGCAACGGGTTAGGGATGTTAGCCAAGGGCCCGATGGATTTATTTATGTTTTGACGGATGATAGGAATGGTAAATTAATTCGTCTAGAACCTATCAACAATTAA
- a CDS encoding ABC-F family ATP-binding cassette domain-containing protein has product MTILILQSVEKDFGIKEILKEATFSLEEGDKVGLIGTNGSGKSTLLKIIAGLEPIDGGELWVNSGAKIVYLPQQPNLDENLTVLEQVFADCGEQMALIREYEEISHKLAHNPQETDSLMSRLSAVNQQIETLDAWALETNAKIVLSQLGIENFDAKIGDLSGGYRKRIALASGLLSEPDALLMDEPTNHLDAMSVEWLQSYLNRYSGALLLITHDRYFLDKVTNRIIEIDRGDLYGYSGNYSYFLEKKAETEASEISSQQKHAGVLRRELEWLKRGPKARSTKQKARIDRIHEMQNKEFRQTQGKVEITTASRRIGKKVIELENINKAYDDRVLIKDFTYIFNPQDRVGIIGKNGAGKSTLMNIITGRIAPDSGTVDIGPTIHFGYFDQHSEDLLVNENQRVIDYLKDVAELVKTSDGSVITASQMLERFLFPPNQQYAPIHKLSGGEKRRLFLLQVLMSAPNVLILDEPTNDLDVQTLSVLEEYLEEFNGCVIVVSHDRYFLDRTIDTIFALEEGGTIKQYPGNYSVYLDYKKAAEEKEKELQVQVSSQGNKPSKPSKNSQPKQSNKLTFKEKYEYKDLEEKIPVLEAEKEELEGNLYNNPPTDFTEMQTLTERLSQLVEEIDRATERWLELAERES; this is encoded by the coding sequence ATGACCATTTTAATCTTACAATCAGTTGAAAAAGACTTCGGAATCAAAGAGATTTTAAAAGAGGCAACCTTTAGTTTAGAAGAAGGGGATAAAGTTGGTTTAATTGGAACCAATGGTTCGGGTAAATCTACCCTCCTTAAAATCATAGCAGGACTAGAACCCATTGATGGAGGAGAATTATGGGTTAATTCGGGGGCTAAAATTGTTTATTTACCCCAACAACCCAATTTAGATGAAAATCTTACCGTTTTAGAACAGGTTTTTGCTGACTGTGGGGAACAAATGGCACTTATCAGAGAGTATGAAGAAATCTCTCACAAATTAGCCCATAATCCTCAAGAAACAGATAGTTTAATGTCTCGTTTATCCGCCGTTAACCAACAAATTGAAACCTTAGATGCTTGGGCATTAGAAACCAATGCCAAAATTGTTTTAAGTCAATTAGGCATCGAAAATTTTGATGCAAAAATTGGAGATTTATCAGGAGGCTATCGCAAAAGAATTGCTTTAGCTTCTGGATTATTATCAGAACCCGATGCTTTATTAATGGACGAACCCACAAACCATTTAGATGCCATGTCAGTAGAATGGTTACAAAGTTATTTAAACCGTTATTCAGGGGCATTATTATTAATTACCCATGATCGTTACTTCTTAGATAAAGTTACCAATCGTATCATTGAAATTGATCGGGGTGATCTCTATGGCTATTCAGGAAATTACTCCTATTTCTTAGAAAAAAAAGCAGAGACAGAAGCGTCAGAAATTAGCAGTCAACAGAAACACGCAGGGGTATTAAGACGAGAGTTAGAATGGTTAAAACGGGGCCCAAAAGCGAGAAGTACCAAGCAAAAAGCCCGTATCGATCGCATTCATGAAATGCAAAACAAAGAGTTTAGACAAACCCAAGGAAAAGTAGAAATCACTACCGCTAGTCGTCGTATTGGCAAGAAAGTGATTGAATTAGAGAATATTAATAAAGCCTATGATGATCGGGTTTTAATTAAAGATTTTACCTATATTTTTAATCCTCAAGATCGAGTAGGAATCATTGGTAAAAATGGGGCAGGAAAGTCAACTTTAATGAATATTATTACAGGAAGAATCGCCCCAGATTCAGGAACAGTAGATATTGGTCCAACCATTCATTTTGGTTATTTTGATCAACATTCAGAAGACTTATTAGTTAACGAAAATCAACGGGTCATTGATTATTTAAAAGACGTGGCAGAATTGGTCAAAACTTCTGATGGCAGTGTAATTACTGCATCCCAAATGTTAGAAAGGTTTTTATTTCCTCCTAACCAACAATATGCCCCTATTCATAAACTTTCTGGAGGAGAAAAACGAAGATTATTTTTATTACAAGTCTTAATGAGTGCGCCCAACGTCTTAATATTAGATGAACCTACCAATGATTTAGATGTACAAACTTTATCTGTTTTAGAAGAATACTTAGAAGAGTTTAATGGTTGTGTTATTGTTGTGTCCCACGATCGCTACTTTTTGGATCGGACAATTGATACCATTTTCGCCCTAGAAGAAGGAGGAACCATCAAACAGTATCCTGGGAATTATTCTGTTTATTTAGACTATAAAAAAGCAGCCGAAGAAAAAGAAAAAGAGTTACAAGTTCAAGTATCTTCTCAAGGGAATAAACCATCAAAACCCTCTAAAAATTCTCAACCCAAGCAATCGAATAAACTCACGTTCAAAGAAAAATATGAGTATAAAGACTTAGAGGAAAAAATACCCGTATTAGAAGCAGAAAAAGAAGAATTAGAAGGAAATTTATACAACAATCCCCCTACCGATTTCACTGAAATGCAAACCCTAACGGAACGATTATCCCAATTAGTTGAAGAAATTGACAGGGCTACAGAACGATGGTTAGAATTAGCAGAAAGAGAAAGTTAA